TTTCCATAAGTTTGTGCTATCTCTTGAATCATAGAAAGAAGCTGAGCATTTAAATGCCCTCCAGGAACACGTACCCTAGAAGCTGTTTTCCCACGCTCCTTAGTAACTCTAAAAGCATTTTTCTTAATTTTTTTTGTATTTATATCCATCATAATCCTAACTCCTAATCTAATAAAGTACGTCCCTTAACATAGTTAAAGACAGGTCCATCAACACAGATATAGACATCTCCTATTTTACAATGTCCACACTTACCAATTCCACAACACATCTTTCTCTCTTGAGATATCCAGATATTTTCCTCTTTAAATCCAGCTTCTAAAAGAGCAAGAGCAGAAAATTTCATCATAGCTGGAGGTCCTACAACTATTGCTACAGCTTTAGATATATCTTCAAATTTAAGTTGTGGTATATATTTAGTTACTAAACCAACTTTATAATCTGGAGTTTCTTCCCCACTATCTACAGTGAGGATATATTCCATTTTTTCTTTCCATTTAGGGATATCATCTTTAAAAAGAATAAATTCTGGAGATTTAAAACCAGTAATAAGTTTCATATTTTTAACTTCATTATTGTGTTCTGCAAAATACTCGATAACTCCTCTTACAGGAGAAACCCCAGTACCACCAGCTACTATTACTAGCTCCTTATCTCTATAAAGGTTTATATCAAATCCATTTCCATATGGTCCTCTGATGAAAAGCTTTTCTCCAACATATTTTTCAAAAATCTCATTAGTTACTTTTCCCACTTTTCTGATGGTAAAATCAATTGTCCCATTTCCTATTCCACTTACAGATATGGGAGCTTCTCCATATTTAGGAATAGAGATTTCAAAGAATTGTCCAGGTTTTACATCATCTTTTTCATATCTCATTCTAAAAGTATACTCAATATCAGTATGTTTTATAACCTCTACAATTTCAGATAAAAAAGGTAAATATTGGTTAGTCATTTTTCTTAGTTACCTCCTTCATAGCAGCTTCTAATTTATTAATAGAGTTAGAGAATGATATGTATTCAGGGCATATATCATCACATCTTCCACAACCTACACACATATGGTAACCACTACGTTGTTTAAAGTCTAAAACTTTGTGTAAAACTTTAAATCTCATACGTTGACCATATATTTTACGATAGCTTTCTCCACCAGCTACATCTGTATATCCATCTACCATACAAGAAGCCCACACTCTTCTTCTCTCTCCAACTTTTCCATTATCAGTATAGAAGATATCTTGCATAGTAAAACATGTACAAGTAGGACATACAAAATTACATCTTCCACAAGCTATACAACGAGAATCATACTCATTCCACATACTGCTTTTTGCTACTTCAGAAGTTAAATTTTCAGGTATAT
Above is a window of Fusobacterium mortiferum ATCC 9817 DNA encoding:
- the asrB gene encoding anaerobic sulfite reductase subunit AsrB; this encodes MTNQYLPFLSEIVEVIKHTDIEYTFRMRYEKDDVKPGQFFEISIPKYGEAPISVSGIGNGTIDFTIRKVGKVTNEIFEKYVGEKLFIRGPYGNGFDINLYRDKELVIVAGGTGVSPVRGVIEYFAEHNNEVKNMKLITGFKSPEFILFKDDIPKWKEKMEYILTVDSGEETPDYKVGLVTKYIPQLKFEDISKAVAIVVGPPAMMKFSALALLEAGFKEENIWISQERKMCCGIGKCGHCKIGDVYICVDGPVFNYVKGRTLLD